Proteins co-encoded in one Waddlia chondrophila WSU 86-1044 genomic window:
- the ndk gene encoding nucleoside-diphosphate kinase yields the protein MATERTLSIIKPDGIGKNVVGEVISKLEKGGLKIVAAKMLHLTQEQAQGFYAVHKERPFFNDLVAFMTSGPVMVMVLEGDDAILKNREIMGATNPAEANPGTIRAEFATTIDENVVHGSDSPETAKTEINFFFSPEEICARTR from the coding sequence ATGGCTACTGAAAGAACGCTTTCGATTATCAAACCGGACGGCATCGGCAAAAACGTGGTTGGAGAGGTGATCTCTAAACTGGAAAAAGGAGGACTGAAGATTGTCGCCGCTAAAATGCTTCATTTGACTCAAGAGCAGGCTCAAGGGTTTTATGCTGTTCACAAAGAACGTCCCTTCTTCAATGACTTGGTGGCTTTTATGACTTCCGGCCCTGTCATGGTCATGGTATTGGAAGGAGACGATGCTATTTTGAAAAACCGCGAAATCATGGGAGCTACCAATCCTGCAGAAGCTAACCCAGGAACAATCCGCGCAGAATTTGCGACAACGATCGATGAAAACGTCGTTCACGGCTCCGACAGTCCAGAAACGGCAAAAACGGAAATCAACTTCTTCTTCTCTCCTGAAGAGATTTGTGCAAGAACGCGATAA